One stretch of Leishmania infantum JPCM5 genome chromosome 22 DNA includes these proteins:
- a CDS encoding putative 40S ribosomal protein L14, translated as MLRCRLLCVDSPGALPPRSISLSSSVLRLPTHTNTHTDAYAVPLSPLLSCAQGIALCIMVKSHYICAGRLVRILRGPRQDRVGVIVDIVDANRVLVENPEDAKMWRHVQNLKNVEPLKYCVSVSRNCSAKALKDALASSKALEKYAKTRTAARVEAKKACAASTDFERYQLRVARRSRAHWARKVFDEKDAKTPVSWHKVALKKMQKKAAKMDSTEGAKRRMQKAIAARKAKK; from the coding sequence ATGCTTCGCTGCCGACTCCTCTGCGTCGACTCGCCCGGtgctctgccgcctcgctctatctccctctcctcctctgtgcttcgcctccccactcacacaaacacacacactgacGCATACGCTGTCCCGCTCTCGCCTTTGCTGTCTTGTGCGCAGGGTATCGCATTGTGCATAATGGTCAAGTCCCACTACATCTGCGCGGGCCGCCTGGTGCGCATCCTGCGTGGCCCCCGCCAGGACCGCGTTGGTGTGATCGTCGACATTGTCGACGCGAACCGCGTGCTGGTGGAGAACCCGGAGGACGCGAAGATGTGGCGCCACGTGCAGAACCTGAAGAACGTGGAGCCGCTGAAGTACTGCGTGAGCGTCAGCCGCAACTGCAGCGCGAAGGCGCTGAAGGATGCGCTGGCCTCGTCgaaggcgctggagaagtACGCGAAGacgcgcactgctgcgcgcgtggaggcgaagaaggcgtgcgccgcgtcgacgGACTTCGAGCGCTACCAGCTGCGCGTTGCGCGCCGTTCTCGCGCGCACTGGGCGCGCAAGGTGTTCGACGAGAAGGACGCGAAGACGCCCGTGTCGTGGCACAAGGTTGCGCTGAAGAAGATGCAGAAGAAGGCCGCAAAGATGGACTCGACCGAGGGCGCTAAGAGGCGCATGCAGAAGGCGATCGCTGCCCGCAAGGCGAAAAAGTAA
- a CDS encoding putative exosome complex exonuclease RRP45 homolog, with product MLYRTAVPVPADALVQRNLEFTRTAWKAGLRPDQREANQLRVVEMDFPLLSRDVVQVKCGNTVATATVSCDLVEPSPYRPKHGFFEVHARQLLHERDPLDQFKEIKRISMYLTRLLSSSVLETEGLCVIPGRRVWSIDAEVIIVNNDGNVQDVAQWAVMAALQHVRRPELTIRGEDVIVHPPHERDPVPLPLHHTPLSFTFAVCANPQEVQLAVRAATLRRAQAPRAGASSGANADEGDGEAKDLGWSSNALQVVVDPSLEEAAAAACTVSVAVNGEGHVCSLEKADGCDVSIAYLEQCMKAATKLTQALLTQMKESMEAHNAKRKEAVRSQFLWAQQRHGIQAIATPGDEGEHASKKAKTEE from the coding sequence ATGCTTTACCGCACGGCAGTGCCAGTGCCGGCTGACGCGCTTGTGCAGCGCAATCTGGAGTTCACGCGGACCGCGTGGAAGGCAGGCCTCCGTCCCGATCAACGAGAGGCGAATCAGCTGCGGGTGGTGGAGATGGACTTCCCGCTGCTCTCCCGTGACGTGGTGCAGGTGAAGTGCGGCAACACCGTCGCCACGGCCACTGTCAGCTGCGACCTTGTAGAGCCCTCCCCGTACCGTCCAAAGCACGGCTTCTTCGAGGTGCATgcccgccagctgctgcacgaaCGCGACCCTCTCGACCAGTTTAAGGAGATTAAGCGCATCAGCATGTACCTGACGCGACTGCTCTCCAGCAGTGTGCTGGAGACGGAGGGCCTTTGCGTCATCCCAGGCCGCCGCGTGTGGAGCATCGATGCAGAGGTGATCATTGTTAACAATGATGGCAACGTGCAAGATGTGGCGCAGTGGGCTGTGATGGCCGCCCTGCAGCACGTACGCAGACCCGAGCTCACCATTCGTGGCGAAGACGTGATTGTACACCCCCCGCATGAGCGGGACccagtgccgctgccgcttcatcacacccccctctccttcacgTTTGCTGTTTGCGCCAATCcgcaggaggtgcagctggcggtgcgcgcggccACGCTGCGCCGTGCACAGGCACCTCGAGCCGGTGCCTCTTCCGGCGCCAACGCGGATGAGGGCGACGGTGAAGCGAAAGATCTCGGCTGGTCGAGTAACGCACTGCAGGTCGTGGTGGATCCGTCGTTAGAggaggctgccgctgccgcgtgcaCGGTGTCGGTGGCCGTGAACGGTGAGGGCCACGTGTGCTCGCTGGAGAAAGCGGATGGCTGCGATGTGTCAATCGCGTACCTGGAGCAATGCATGAAGGCTGCCACGAAGCtcacgcaggcgctgctgacgcaGATGAAGGAGTCGATGGAGGCGCACAATGCGAAGcgcaaggaggcggtgcgcagccAGTTTCTctgggcgcagcagcgtcacggcaTCCAGGCTATCGCGACCCCGGGGGACGAGGGGGAGCACGCAAGCAAGAAAGCCAAGACAGAGGAATGA
- a CDS encoding putative ser/thr protein phosphatase: MEDKNRNLLSQLSGLRLSDGSVVGNRLGSGNTPPTLSAFSSRSTPPTTSPSSFPASALPSHSTDALNGSQGKQQRRGNRALRADAKKDGESPTSSVTDKINRLLAQNKGSLANSGAAASGSSGGNRDAGGASILSSLAAQIGHSPSLSPSNGATSSTHSSTPTAVRTVSMPAASSSTVAVPKPRSVEVATTMSATTPASMTIPAAAESLNPKVMEFFTKAAGCSRPPPPLVEPTAALKSAIVIEEPKNGKATGGRKEKATAAAAGAAASSSSASPAPAAAATASSNARSAHQASSSTKAQKESTDPTNKFLVDAFGAIDNLDATKPIIRAAPEIPREGRYIIVGDVHGCVDQLEQLVEKVKYVKGKDCLFIIGDYVNKGPDSIGAVRACQRLGAYGVLGNHDYTLLRCCARMRRRPFTPDDLRDPVKRLAQKLPKDCEYYLRGLPHIVRIPRHNVLLVHAGLNPQHSLENQNVEEVMHLRRLEMVPSKPGMFKAIAKGVEGEPWAKLWRGPEMVIFGHDAYAGFQAHAHACGIDTGCVYGDPLTCVVYGQDSPAGEFFSVPGLPKLENEMKGLPPPSSDIYEQEDMDLEKLIIRPTTRATPAVMNGSADSRPVFLEAPLGYKEAEESNAVGASTAPSVKASNLTATVTSTNMVMTPTSTSPLRLATPTCAVNERLMATNTVNTREVQRATLLALSATRQLSAIAVLLAMPLYDQEIDAMLGSESADEVSQEAFWEPFTRLILVAAAEMPKDDAATLAGVEATLQLAFDVCEEMEAVGRKLQPELKKFLQAERESPAWSKRIVKCAETLVLA, from the coding sequence ATGGAGGACAAGAACCGTAATCTCCTGAGTCAGCTGAGCGGGCTGCGTCTCAGCGACGGCTCCGTCGTCGGCAaccgcctcggcagcggcaacactCCCCCCACGCTCTCCGCCTTCAGCTCCCGTTCTACTCCCCCCACCACGAGTCCTTCGAGCTTTCCTGCATCGGCACTGCCAAGCCACTCGACCGATGCGCTGAACGGGTCGCAgggaaagcagcagcgccgcggcaacCGCGCACTACGCGCAGACGCGAAGAAGGACGGTGAGTCACCAACTTCGTCCGTCACCGACAAGATCAACCGACTTCTCGCTCAAAATAAAGGGTCCTTGGcgaacagcggcgccgccgcgagtgGGTCGTCTGGTGGCAAccgcgacgctggcggcgctaGCATTCTCTCGTCGCTGGCCGCACAAATTGGTCACTCTCCGTCTCTGTCGCCCAGCAACGGCGCTACCAGCTCGACACACTCCTCGACGCCGACAGCGGTAAGGACGGTGTCTATGCCGGCAGCGTCGAGCTCAACCGTCGCCGTACCAAAGCCGCGCTCTGTGGAGGTCGCCACAACCATGTCTGCCACGACCCCGGCCTCTATGACCATCCCTGCTGCGGCCGAGTCGCTCAATCCAAAGGTGATGGAGTTCTTCACCAAGGCTGCCGGTTGCtcccggccgccgccaccgctggtggagccgacagcggcgctgaagagCGCCATTGTTATCGAAGAGCCAAAGAACGGCAAGGCGACCGGGGGCCGCAAGGAGaaggccaccgccgcagcggcaggagcagcagcgtcttcaTCATCCGCATCACCCGcccctgcggctgctgctacAGCTTCGAGTAACGCACGCTCTGCACACCAggcgtcctcctcgacgaAGGCACAGAAGGAATCGACAGACCCGACCAACAAGTTTCTGGTAGACGCGTTCGGTGCGATAGACAACCTCGACGCCACCAAGCCCATTATCCGCGCGGCCCCGGAGATTCCGCGCGAGGGACGGTACATTATCGTTGGCGACGTGCACGGCTGCGTGGAtcagctggagcagctggtcGAGAAGGTCAAGTACGTGAAAGGAAAGGACTGCCTCTTCATTATTGGCGATTATGTGAACAAGGGGCCGGACTCAATCGGCGCGGTGCGCGCATGCCAGCGCCTTGGCGCGTACGGCGTGCTGGGAAACCACGACTACAccctgctgcggtgctgtgCTCGTATGCGGCGTCGCCCCTTCACTCCTGACGACCTCCGCGACCCGGTAAAGCGACTGGCCCAGAAACTCCCAAAGGACTGTGAGTACTACCTGCGTGGTCTGCCCCATATTGTGCGAATTCCTCGCCACAacgtcctcctcgtgcaCGCCGGGCTGAACCCCCAACACTCCTTAGAGAATCAAAACGTCGAGGAGGTGATGCACCTGCGCCGGCTGGAGATGGTGCCGAGCAAGCCGGGCATGTTCAAGGCAATCGCcaagggggtggagggggagccATGGGCAAAGCTGTGGAGGGGGCCTGAGATGGTCATCTTCGGCCATGACGCCTACGCCGGCTTccaggcgcatgcgcacgcctGCGGTATCGATACCGGCTGCGTCTACGGCGACCCGTTGACATGTGTCGTTTACGGCCAGGACAGCCCCGCGGGTGAGTTTTTCTCCGTGCCTGGGCTGCCCAAGTTGGAGAACGAGATGAAGGGTCTGCCCCCGCCTAGCTCCGACATTTACGAGCAGGAGGACATGGACCTCGAGAAGCTCATTATTCGACCTACCACGCGCGCCACGCCGGCCGTGAtgaacggcagcgccgactcTCGTCCAGTGTTCCTGGAGGCACCGCTGGGCTACAAGGAGGCTGAGGAGAGCAACGCGGTCGGTGCATCCACCGCCCCCAGCGTGAAGGCGTCGAACCTCACGGCAACGGTTACCAGCACGAACATGGTAATGACGCCCACCTCCACGTCTCCGTTGCGCCTCGCCACACCGACGTGCGCCGTCAATGAGCGGCTTATGGCGACGAACACCGTCAACACAcgcgaggtgcagcgtgcGACACTGCTGGCTCTCTCTGCCACGCGCCAGCTTTCCGCGatcgcggtgctgctcgcgatGCCCCTGTACGATCAAGAAATCGACGCAATGCTGGGGTCGGAAAGCGCCGACGAAGTCTCACAGGAGGCCTTCTGGGAGCCCTTCACTCGCCTCATCcttgtggcagcagcggagatgCCCAAAGACGACGCTGCAACACTTGCAGGggtggaggcgacgctgcagctcgccttCGACGTGTGCGAGGAaatggaggcggtggggcgAAAGCTGCAGCCGGAGCTGAAGAAATTTCTgcaggcggagagagagagccctGCGTGGTCCAAGCGGATCGTGAAATGCGCGGAGACGCTGGTGTTGGCGTAA